One segment of Fusarium oxysporum f. sp. lycopersici 4287 chromosome 7, whole genome shotgun sequence DNA contains the following:
- a CDS encoding tryptophanyl-tRNA synthetase: MLKSAITKPRVIFSGIQPTGIPHLGNYAGALRQWVKLQESHAEDRLIYSIVDLHAITTPQPADVLRKSKREALAALLAIGIDPEKVTLFYQSSVPAHSELMWILSCTASVGYLSRMTQWKSKLNISDKSNMNDKAASNLKLGLFSYPVLQAADILVHRATHVPVGEDQRQHLEFARECVTNFNAAYGNHLVSPQTTTSPVQRVMSLQKPTEKMSKSSKSPKSRIGIIDSPEEIKAKIQAATTDSIPGISYNREERPGISNLLDIMAIFDPEGRKAQELGEQYNDLSPKQLKEMVSDAVIGGLDGIRDRYTELLKKGDGYLDSIEAIGAEKARKSAEETMQVVREAVGL, from the exons ATGTTGAAATCAGCAATCACAAAACCTCGAGTGATTTTCTCGGGCATCCAACCAACGGGCATACCTCACCTAGGAAATTATGCAGGCGCACTTCGACAATGGGTTAAGCTACAAGAAAGCCATGCAGAAGACAGACTCATCTACTCTATCGTAGATCTCCACGCTATCACAACACCTCAGCCGGCGGATGTGCTAAGAAAGAGCAAGAGGGAGGCATTAGCTGCCTTGTTGGCCATCGGCATTGATCCTGAGAAAGTGACTTTGTTCTATCAGTCTTCT GTGCCCGCTCATTCAGAACTCATGTGGATTCTCAGCTGTACAGCATCCGTTGGATATCTGTCAAGAATGACACAGTGGAAA AGCAAACTCAACATAAGTGACAAGTCGAACATGAACGACAAAGCAGCCAGCAATCTCAAGCTCGGCCTGTTCTCATATCCCGTTCTTCAAGCTGCCGATATTCTTGTACACAG AGCAACTCATGTTCCCGTTGGTGAAGATCAGAGACAACATCTTGAGTTTGCGCGAGAGTGTGTAACAAACTTCAACGCAGCTTATGGCAACCATCTAGTATCTCCCCAAACTACCACCT CCCCTGTCCAAAGAGTCATGTCTCTCCAGAAACCAACAGAGAAAATGTCAAAATCCAGCAAGTCACCCAAATCACGCATTGGCATCATCGATAGCCCcgaagagatcaaggccaaaATCCAAGCTGCAACAACAGACTCCATCCCAGGGATAAGTTATAACAGAGAAGAACGACCAGGAATCTCGAATCTGCTGGACATCATGGCCATTTTCGATCCCGAGGGGAGAAAGGCCCAAGAACTTGGAGAGCAGTACAATGATCTTTCACCgaagcagctcaaggagaTGGTTAGTGATGCCGTCATTGGTGGTTTAGATGGGATTAGGGACCGATATACTGAGCTGCTGAAAAAGGGGGATGGGTACCTTGATTCGATCGAGGCGATTGGCGCTGAAAAGGCACGCAAAAGTGCTGAGGAAACCATGCAGGTTGTCCGAGAGGCTGTTGGGCTATAA